One segment of Cynocephalus volans isolate mCynVol1 chromosome 8, mCynVol1.pri, whole genome shotgun sequence DNA contains the following:
- the LOC134384195 gene encoding E3 ubiquitin-protein ligase RNF113A-like, protein MAERLSPEKTADRVCPFHFKKPGRKGAAGRRKRPACDPEPGDGSGSSDEGSSVVRPERRRPTRDPMTQETRGRGRPKAALGDLGSGEDDGGKHEPESLGLAYRSTRSAKPAGPQDMGATAVYALDTDKERDAQAIFERSQRIREELRGKDDDKIYRGINNYQKYAKPQGATVGGASSGMGRKGPLRAPEHLRATVRWDYQPDICKDYKETGFCGFGDSCKFLHDRSDYKHGWQIERELEEGRYGVCKDENYEVGSDDEEIPFKCFICRQTFQNPVVTKCRHYFCESCALQHFRTTPRCFVCDQQTNGVFNPAKQLIAKLEKHRAAAEGGASDSHYLGFP, encoded by the coding sequence ATGGCAGAGCGACTGTCCCCAGAAAAGACGGCAGACCGGGTGTGCCCCTTCCACTTCAAAAAGCCTGGACGGAAAGGGGCCGCGGGCCGCAGAAAGCGCCCGGCCTGCGACCCGGAGCCCGGAGACGGCAGCGGCAGTAGTGACGAGGGCAGCTCTGTGGTTCGACCCGAGAGGAGGCGGCCGACCCGCGACCCGATGACCCAGGAGACCCGCGGCAGGGGTAGACCGAAGGCGGCTCTCGGCGACCTGGGCAGCGGGGAGGACGACGGGGGGAAGCACGAGCCCGAGAGCCTCGGCCTGGCCTACAGGTCCACGCGCTCAGCAAAGCCCGCGGGGCCGCAGGACATGGGCGCCACAGCGGTCTACGCGCTAGACACGGACAAGGAGCGCGACGCACAGGCCATCTTCGAGCGCAGCCAGAGGATCCGGGAGGAGCTGCGGGGCAAGGACGACGACAAGATCTATCGGGGCATCAATAATTATCAGAAATACGCGAAGCCCCAGGGTGCGACTGTGGGCGGCGCCTCCTCCgggatggggaggaagggtcCCCTCCGAGCGCCCGAGCACCTCCGTGCCACCGTGCGCTGGGATTACCAGCCCGACATCTGTAAGGACTACAAGGAGACTGGCTTCTGCGGCTTCGGAGACAGCTGCAAATTCCTCCATGACCGTTCAGACTACAAGCACGGGTGGCAGATCGAACGTGAGCTTGAGGAGGGTCGCTATGGTGTCTGCAAGGACGAAAACTATGAAGTGGGCAGCGATGACGAGGAAATACCATTCAAGTGTTTCATCTGTCGCCAGACCTTCCAAAACCCAGTTGTCACCAAGTGCAGGCATTATTTCTGTGAGAGCTGCGCCCTGCAGCATTTCCGCACCACCCCGCGCTGCTTTGTCTGTGACCAGCAGACCAACGGCGTCTTCAATCCAGCAAAACAATTGATTGCTAAACTAGAGAAGCACCGAGCTGCAGCAGAGGGTGGTGCTTCCGATTCCCATTACTTGGGTTTCCCATAA